Genomic DNA from Actinopolymorpha sp. NPDC004070:
CCTGCTGTCGGCGCTCGCCGCGCGGACCTCCCGGGTCCGGCTCGGCACCATGGTCACCGGCGTGACCTACCGCAACCCCGCCTTGCTCGCCAAGACCGTCACCACGCTGGACGTCATCTCCTCCGGCCGGGCGATCCTCGGTATCGGCGCGGCGTGGAACGAGAGCGAGCACAACGCCTACGGCTTCGACTTCCCGTCCACCCGCGAGCGGATGGACCGGCTGGAGGAGGCGCTGCAGATCTGCCGGGCGATGTTCACCGAGTACGCACCGAGCTTCTCCGGCAAGTACTACCGGATCCACGAGGCGTTCAACGTTCCCCGTCCGGTGACGCCGGGCGGCCCGCCGGTGATGATCGGCGGCAGCGGCGAGAAGCGCACCCTGCGGTTGGTCGCGGAGTACGGCGACGCGTCGAACATCTTCGGTGACCTGCCCACCATCCGGCACAAGCTCGACGTGCTGGCCCGGCACTGCGCCGACGTCGGCCGCGACCCGGCCGAGATCACCAAGACCAAGCTGTGCACGATGGTGATCGCGCCGACCGCCGAGCAGGCGGACAAGAAGGTCGAGCAGATCCGCGCCGCCACCGGCTTCGGTGAGGAACAGGTGCGGGCGATGCTCGTCGCCGGCAGCCCCGACCAGGTGCTGGAGCAGGTGCAGGCGCACGTCGACGCCGGGCTGGACGGACTGTTGTTCAACATGCTGGACGCGCACGAGGTCGACAACGTCCGCCTCGCCGGAGAAACCCTGGCCCGCTTCAACTTCTGACGCGGCGAAGGCATGACTCGGGCCGGGCCGACGGTTGGGGGGTAGCCGTCGAACCCGGCCCGAGGTATCTGAGGCGGGCACCTTTCGGTGTGCGCCGGTCAGGCCAGAGTAGGTCGATCAGGCCCGCTCTAGAAGGCTGATTCGGACAGCTCCATCAGATCGTTGCCTGTCGACTCGGCGATCGCCCGCTCGGCGGTGAGTTTCGGCAGCACCTGCGCGCAGAACCACCGGGCGGCGGCGACCTTGCCCTCGTAGAACGCGCGGTCGTCCGGACGGAGCTCGCCGCCGTGCCTGCCCGCGGACTCGCCGCCCAGGCGGGCAAGGGCGACCTCGGCCTTGCGCAGCAACAGCCATCCGCACACCAGGTCACCGACGGCCAGCAGCAGGCGGGTGGTGTTCTGGCCGATCTTGTAGAGGTTGGCCGGGTCACCGCCGGGCACCTGCGGCTGGGAGCTGTGCAGGTAGCCCACCATCGCGGTGAGAATGCCCTGCACGTCGTCGAGTGCCTTGCCGAGCAGGCCGCGTTCGGCGTCGAGTGCGCCGTTGCCCGCACCGGACTTCACGAACGCCTGGATCTCCCCGGCGAGCCGGCCCCACGCCTGCCCCTGGTCGCGGACGATCTTGCGGAAGAACAGGTCCTGGCCCTGGATCGCGGTGGTGCCCTCGTACAACGTGTCGATCTTGGCGTCGCGGACGTACTGCTCGATCGGGTAGTCCTGCAGGAAGCCGGAGCCGCCGAACGTCTGCAGCGACTCCGAGCCGAGCAGCGTCCACGCGCGTTCGGAGCCGTAGCCCTTGACCACCGGCAGCAGCAGGTCGTTCAGCCCGGCCGCGGCGCGCTCGTCCTCCCCGCGCCGCTGGGCGAACTCGCCCGCCTCCACGACGTCCTGCACCGA
This window encodes:
- a CDS encoding LLM class F420-dependent oxidoreductase, with product MTVTRFGLQIPRFTYPGVPDSALFERVADIATTAEESGGFDSVWVMDHFYQLPGLGAEDEPMFEAYSLLSALAARTSRVRLGTMVTGVTYRNPALLAKTVTTLDVISSGRAILGIGAAWNESEHNAYGFDFPSTRERMDRLEEALQICRAMFTEYAPSFSGKYYRIHEAFNVPRPVTPGGPPVMIGGSGEKRTLRLVAEYGDASNIFGDLPTIRHKLDVLARHCADVGRDPAEITKTKLCTMVIAPTAEQADKKVEQIRAATGFGEEQVRAMLVAGSPDQVLEQVQAHVDAGLDGLLFNMLDAHEVDNVRLAGETLARFNF